The Rothia sp. SD9660Na DNA segment CAGCCGGGGCCGACCTCACGGGAGTCAGTGGTAGCAGAAGTGCAAGCCAAGGCAGAAGCACCGGCGGAGTCTAGGCCCAGCAGGGTACCCGCTACAGCTTCTTCAATCTCAAGCGCTGAAAGTTCAATCATAGGTTTACCTTTAGGTTACTTCTGGTGGGTCTGGTAGGCCGGGAGCACACTAAAGCCGGCAGCCTGAAGGGCGCGGGCGGTCTCTACCCGGTCGTCAAGGTCGATATCGGTACCGGCAACATCCTGGGCTACCTCGTGGCCGCGGCCAGCGACCAGAATCGAGTCTTTGGGGACGGCCAGGGCGATAGCTTTGTCAATGGCAGCGGCACGGGGCTCGATGTTAAGCACCCGGTGGGCGCGGGCACCGGATTCAAGAGCCGCAAGAGCACCGGCCTCAACAGCCTCGCGGATGGGGGCAGGGTCTTCGCCGTGGGGGTCATCGTCGGTGACCACAACGATATCGGCGTAGGTGGCCGCGATTTCGCCCATGAGGGGGCGCTTGGTCTGGTCGCGTTCACCGGTTGCACCGAACACGATAATGACCTTACCGTCCGCATCTGCCGGCTCAATTGCTTCAAGGGCACGTTTGAGAGCATCGGGGTTGTGGGCGAAGTCCACCAGGGCAGTGGGTTCGGTAGAAATCAGCTGCATACGGCCGGGGACAACGGGGGTCAGGGTCTCGGTACGGGCTAGCACTTCGGTGATACGGTCGCGCTCTAGCTCGTCGCGGGCACTCTCAAAGACCATCACGGCAGCTAAGGCAGCGTTCGAGACATTGAAGTCTGCCGGGAGTAAGGTGGCGCTGGGCAGTTCAAAACCGTCGCCACGGCGCAGGGTAAAGGAGTGGCCGATACCGGAGCGCTCTACCTGCACCAAGGCCCAGTCCTGGGCAGCAAGGGAGGTGAGAGCGTCCGCCCCCTGCTCATAGCCGGCACCGAAGTTGGTGAAGAGGCGCACCACGGCGCGGGCTCCCAGGGTCTGAACCGCACGCTCTGCCATGGCAAGGCCCCAGCGGTCATCGGCGGTAATGACGGCGCGGCGGGTAGGGGCCGGGGTGAAGAGCTCGGCCTTGGAGTCAAAATAGCTCTCCATGGTGCCGTGCAAATCCAGATGATCCTGGGTGAGGTTGGTAAAGCCCGCAATGTCGTAGCGGATGCCATCGACGCGGCGGTAGTCCAGGGCATGAGATGAAACTTCCATGGCTGCGCTGGTAATACCCTGCTCACGCATCAGGGCAATGAGGGAGTGCACGTGGGGGGACTCAGGGGTGGTGAGCTTAGAGGGAATAGCCTGACCACCGGCAAGAATCTCGATGGTACCAATCAAGCCGGTAGTGTGGCCCAGGGCCTGCATGATCGAGTTGGTCATGTAGGTGGTGGTGGTCTTACCGTTAGTGCCGGTCACCGCAAAGAGGCGGGGCGCTCCCCCGCTACTGGGCTGGGAGGCATAGATACGGGCAGAGAGCGGGCCGACAGCAGCTCGCACCTGGTCGGTAGTAACCACGCCCAGGTCCTCGGAAAGGCCCAGCTCACGCACAATCTCAAGGCCCGCTTCGTCGGTCAGCAGGGCGGACGCCCCCAGCTCGATTGCTGCAGGAAGGAAGGAGGCACCGTGGGCCTTTGCCCCACCCAGGGCAACATAGAGGTCACCGGGCTGCACTTCGCGGGAGTCCATGGTGATGCCGGTGATAGGGCGGGCGGACGCCTGCACCAGCTGGGCCGCCAGTCCAACCTCGGCCAGCCAGTCGGCAACCTCAGCGCAGGTGCGCTCGGTAACCTGACGGGGGCGCAGGGTCTGGGCGCTGCCATCCAGTGCTCGGTTTTCTGTCACGGGCTTTCCCTCCAATGGGCGGTCTATGTTAAGGTGCGCTGTGCGGCGCGAGTGCTAATAGGGTCTACTTTAGCCGTTTTCGTCGTGGCCCTTAGCGAACTTAGGGGTCTCTTGCGGCTCGGTAGTGGAGCGCGGCACATTGTAGATGTGCAGGGTTTTCTCCATAATCTCCGCGAACTGGGCCGTAGTGTTGGCCAGGCCAACAGCCGATGCCGTGGTCTGCGGTCGGTGCATGGTTACCGAGACCAGGAAGCGGGGGTTCTCGGTAGGAGCGACCCCTACAAAAGAGGTGGTCCATCCGTCATAGGTGCTAGAACCTTCGCCCACGTTTTCTGCGGTACCGGTCTTACCGGCAACCCGGTAGCCGTTAATCTGGGCACCCTTAGCGCCACCCTGGTAGACCACAGCTTCCATCACCTGCAAAGTCTTACGGGCGGTTTCCTCACTCACCATGCGGGTACCTTCAGCGACCTCGCGGACTTCCTCGGTGCCGTCCGTATCAATCACAGCGTCAATAATTCGGGGCTTGAGCATAACCCCCTTATTCGCCATAGCCTGGAAAATCATTGAGGTCTGCAGGGCCGACTGGGCAACACCCTGGCCAAAGAGAACCGTGTACTGCTGGCGGATATCCCAGTCCCGCCAGTCACTGACCAGGCCCTGGGACTCACCGGTCAGCTCAATACCGGTGAACTCCCCCATGCCAAACTTCTTAAGCCAGTTGTAGCGCTGCTCCTTGGTGAGCTTGCTACCCATCATGACGGTACCGGTGTTCATCGAGTCAGCAATAATACCGGCAACAGTACGCTTCTGGGCTGGGTGTACGAAAGGATCGGTGATGGTCTGCTGGTCAATTTCGAGCTCAGCAGGCACATCGTAGACGGTCTCAGGTTCAGCAATACCCTCTTCAAAGACGGCAGCAGTGGTCAAAATCTTCTCGGTAGAGCCAGGTTCAAAGACCTGGGTAATAGCGCGGGGGTTCATATCGGCCAGCTCAAAACGCTCAGCACCGGGGTCCATGGTCGAAGAATCTGCCAGGGCCAGAATTGAGCCGTCGCGCACGTCCATCACAATGGCCGTACCCCACTCAGCCTTCAGCTCCTCAGCACGGGCCTTGACCACCTGCTGGGCGAAATACTGTACGTCCTGGTTAATGGTCAGGCGTACGCTCTTACCGTCCTGGGCAGGGGTATTCTGCTCATCCCCAATCGGGATGCGGATGCCATCGGCTGAAATCTCGTAGATACGTTCACCGTCAATACCGGCCAGGTACTCCCCCATGGTACGTTCGATACCCACCGAGTTATTCATCTGGCGGGTCTCGCCGCTGGTACCGTCCACGGCTTCTTCAATAATGCTAAAGCGGCCCACCACCGAGCCACCTACCTGGCCATTGGGGTACTTACGGTCAGACAGAATCTCCCCGTAAATATAGGGAGCGCCCAGGGCATCTACCTTGTTATAGATCGCAGGAGTAACGTTCTCCTTCACAATCTTGTATTTGAGGTCGCCATCGAGCGCTGCCTTCACATCGGCGTCACTCATTTCAAGAATATCGGCCAGCTCATACACCAGCTCGGTGGGGGTCACCTCAACCGGGTCACGGCTTTCCTCGGTATAGCGTTTAAAGTTCGCCACGGCAGACTGGTCAACGGTGATGTTGTAGCGCTGCACACTGCGGGCCAGCACGTTGCCGTTGATATCGAGAATCTCCCCGCGCAGGGCTGGGATGGTCTGCTTACGGGTACGCTGGGCCTTAGCAGCGTCGGCTAGACCGTTCGGGTCAAGACCCTGCAACCAGGCAAGGCGCAGGCCCACGACGCCCAGGCCACCGACGCCCAGGGTACCCGCGATAAAGCCGCGCCGCCCAACGGTGCGTTTGATGCCCTGTACGGGTTCGTTCTGCTCAGTGCCGCTCATCGTCCCCTATTTCTCTTCCGCTGTGGTTCACTCTTTACTATGGCCCGCGCGCTGCGCGGTAGGCCCGCTACCCCATAAGGCGAACAGGTGCCCGCCACCAGGGCAGGCACCGTATCACGCGCTTGCTATTGACCGCCTGCGCTTGCCGTAGCGGACGGCTGGGCTGAGGTCTGGGCCGCAGGTGAGGCGCTGGCAGGAGCTGAGGCCTGGGCACTTGCTGAAGCGGCCGCGCTGGCTGATGCTTCTGCTGAGGCCTTGGCTTCGGTTTCTTCCTTCTTGCGCTGTTCCTCGGCCCGGGCGCTGGCCTCTTCGTAGGCCTGGGTGTCGGCCAGGGCAGGGGGTGCAATCAGGTTCTTTGTTGCGGCTTCGCCTTCAACAGCGGCCAGGGGGGTGCCGGTGATTTCACCGGTTTGCAGGTCGAGAGTGGCCTGGCTAGAGGCAGCTACCAGCCCTAGCTGGCTTGCGCGGATAGCCAGGTCCTGGGGGGCCTGGTGGAATTCGATTTCCTGGGCCAGGGCCTCATTCTGCTGGATGAGGGCCTGCTCTTGAGCTCGTAGCTCAACCAGGTCGTACTGGCGGGAGGCCATGACGATGCTCAGCACCAGTACGGTGAGCAGGGCAACGAGCATGGCACCCAGGGCCACGAAGACGCGCCAGCGGTTGGAGGTAGCGCGCAGGGCCCGGGAGCGTGAGAGAGGACGGCGGGCGGGGGCTGCTTCTTGGGGTTCATCGCGCACCACAGACAGGCGGGGCTTGTTCAGCTGCCCGCCCTCGTCGGTTGAGGTGGGGAAACGGGGTTCCGCGCTCATCGTGTTGCCTTTGATGTCTTGATTTTTTCTGCTGCCCTCAGTTTTGCGGACGCCGCCCGCGAGTTCTCTTCAATCTCCTGCTCGGTGGGGGGTTCAGCCCCGCGGGTAATGATTTTGAGTTCGGGTTTATGTTCTTCGAGCTCAACGGGAAAACCCTTGGGGGCGCTGGAGGTGGCCCGGGCGGTGAAGGCTCGTTTGACAATCTTGTCTTCGAGGCTGTGGTAGCTCATGGCCACGCAGCGTCCGCCCAGGTTGAGGGCGTCGATTGCTGCCGGTATGGCACGCTCTAGGGCATCGAGTTCGTGGTTGACCTCGATGCGCAGGGCCTGGAAGGTGCGCTTGGCAGGGTGCCCGCCCTTGCGCTGGGCGGCTACGGGCACGGCCTGCTGAATTACTTTGACCAGCTGGCCGGTCGTCTCAAAAGGACGCTCGGCGCGGGCCGCTACGATACGGGAGGCAATGCGGGCTGCAAATTTTTCTTCACCCCACTGGCGAATGATGCGGCGCAGCTCTGCTTCTTCGTAGGTGTTGACCACGAGAGCGGCGGTGAGCTCCTCGGTGTTGTCCATACGCATATCGAGCGGGGCGTCGTAGGAGTAGGCGAAACCGCGCTCACGTTCATCAAGCTGCATGGACGACACACCCAGGTCAAAGAGCACACCGTCTACCTCGGTGATGCCGGCTTCTGCCATGGCACGCGGAATCTCGTCGTACACGGCATGTACGGGGATGAAGCGGTCGCCAAAGCGGGCCAGGCGCTCACCGGCGAGCTTGTGGGCCATGAGGTCCCGGTCGATACCGATGAGGGTGAGGTCTTCGAAGCGCTCAAGCATGGCTTCAGAGTGGCCGCCCATGCCCAGGGTTCCGTCGATCACAACAGCACCGGGTCGAGAGATTGCGGGCGCGAGGAGGTCGAGGCAGCGGTCTAGCATGACCGGCACGTGCCTGTCTTTGGCGTCCTTGCCGGGTGAGAGGTTCTCTACCTGAGTCAAGGGGTGCTCCTCGTGTTGGTGGTTTTGTGGTCCGCGGTCTGTGGGGTTAGAGCATGAGCCCTGGCAGGATTTCATCATCGGTGCCAGAGAAGGCTTCTTCCTGTTCCTTCAGGTAGGCCTCCCAGGCGTCGGTGCTCCATATTTCTGCCCGTGATCCTGCGCCGATGACCGTGAGGTCTTTTTCTAGCCCAGCGTAGTCTCTGAGGTTTTGAGGTATGGTGATTCGCCCCTGCTTATCGGGTACCTCGTCGGATGCCCCCGACAGAAAAACGCGGATGTAGTCTCGTGCCTGCTTTGACGACAGAGGAGCTGTGCGCAGCTGCTCGTGGATGCGCTCAAACTCGGTCATGGTAAAGACGTAGAGGCAACGCTCCTGCCCGCGGGTGAGCACAAGCCCTGCTTCTAGCTGCTCGCGAAATTTCGCGGGAAGAATCAGGCGCCCTTTGGCGTCCAGACGCGGGGTGTGGGTTCCGAGGAACATGGCACCACCGCCTCTACCTGTCGTCCTTATTCCCCCGTAACAGGAGGGAAACTACACCAGTGTTGTTCTATCTCCTCCACTTTACTCCACTATGCCCCACTGAATGTACCAAATACGGAATTTTTACCGGGTTTTTGAGTGTTTTCACACGGAATACTGTCCTTGCAGCTCACCGCCCACTCTCGGGCTTGTTCGAGGCCCACCCATGGGGGTCTTCTCGCCGCTCCATATATGAAGTTTGAGGCATACAAAAACCGCCCGGTACAGGCCAGGCGGTAGGTAAAAATCAGGAGGGAGAATTAGAAGCGGGAGCCGCCTTGGCGCTCGTCCCACTTATTTTCGAGGTTCTGCATGAAGCGGGAGCTGCCCTTAGCTTTTGAGGGGGCTGGGCGGGCGGACGCTCCACCACCGGCAGCTTTCGCGCCCTTGGGGGCGGTGGTGGCAAAGTAGACTCCGGCAGCTGCTAGCACGAAGCCAAGAACACCCAGAAGAATAATCTTGGTGGATACCCCGGCAATAATAACGCCCAGGCCAACAACGGCAACGAGGGCACCAATGACGAGGTTGCGGGGAGATGAGGTAACAGCGGGAGCCACCAGGGGCTGGGGGCCGGTCATGGTTGACGCGAAGGCGGGGTCGTTGTTGAGCTGCTTTTCGAGCTGGGCCAGCAGTTCCTGTTCCCGTTCTGAAAGCGCCATGGTGTCTCCTTAGCTTGTGCGGTAAGCCTGAACGCGCAGATGGGGCGTGCAACCCGCACGCGAGCACGCGTTAGTTTGTTTACTCATCTTACCGGTAGCCCTTGGGTGCAGCCTAGACGCTCCCTGAAAATGACCTCTCATTTCATCGCTCTTTTCGGCCGCCAGGGGTGAGTAGGCTAGCGGGGAGCAGGCTCTTGCCACCGAAGCGGGTGTTGATGGTGTCCATGGCGTTTTCCGCTTCTTCCCATTCTTCGGCAAGGGAATCCTGGGTCGACAAGGCAGCCTGGTTAGCCGTTCCGGGTGAGCTCGGGGTGAAGAGTTGCATCTGCACACCGGCGTCCCGTCCTTCAAGTTTTTCTGCGCGCACACCGAGCAGGCGTATTGGCCGATGGGAGGAGCCGTCAGCCTGTAAGACCTCGAGCTGCTTGAGATGGGCGATGACGGCGTCAAACATGACGCGGCCAGATACGGTTGCAAGGGGGAGGGGGCAGGATCGGGTGAGGGTTTCGAAGTCCGAGTAGCGGATTTTGAGGCTGAGGGCTCGGGTTTGCCGCCCGGCAGCCCGCAGTCTGCGGGCTACGGTCAGGCAGAGGGTGTAGAGCTCTGCAGCGATTGCTTCGGCATCGGTCTGGTCGGTGGTGAAGGTGTGTTCGGCTCCGATTGATTTTTCACTGCGCTCGGGGGTGACCTTGCGGCGGTCTATGCCGCGGGCTAGTTCATAGAGGTGCAGGCCTGCTGCTTGCCCGCAGCGGCTCTGGAGCCAGGGCAGGTCGTATTCCCGCAGCTGGGCGACGGTATGAATGCCCAGCCCCTCAAGGTAGGCGGTGCTTTTAGCTCCAACACCCCAGAGCTTGCCAACCGGCAGAGGGTCAAGAAATTCTTGCACTCGGTGGGGTGGGACCACCCAGAGGCCGTTGGGTTTGGAGCCGGCCGAAGCCATCTTGGCAACGAATTTACTCGATGAAATCCCTACGGAACTCGGTAGGCCCAGCTCGGTTTTAATGCGTTCGCGGGCCTGCTGGGCGATATCAACGGGGTTCCCCTGGGTACGGACGGCGCCAGTGAGGTCAAGGAAGGCTTCATCAACGCTCACCTGTTCTAGGCGGTCGGTGATGGCTCCCAAGATGGTCATGACCTGGGCCGAGTAGCTGCGATAGTGGGCGGATGGCTCCAGCAGCAGGGCAGCTGGGCAGAGCTGGCGGGCGCGGGCCAGGGGCATGGCGGATCGCACCCCGTAGCGGCGGGCTTCGTAGGAGGCGGAGAGGACGACCGAGCGCGGCGAATTGCGGGCAACGATGAGCGGACGCCCGCGCAGGGCAGGCCGGGAAAGAAGTTCGACGTTGACGAAGAAGGCGTCCATATCGAGGTGCATAATGATGCGGGCAGGGGCGTCCGTCCGCACACCCTGAGTAGTCTGCTGCCCCATCTACCCCACCCCATCTATCGAAACTATGTTCTAATCTATCCTAGCCAGTCAGGTGCGTTTTGACCAGACGCAGGCCCCTATCTACTAGACTGGTGTGCAGAGCTATCCTCAGACCTAAGGACGTCATGACCCCCCAGCCAGCCCCAGCTACCGGCCCCGACGAGTCCGCAGCCTACCTTGAGGCTCTCGAAGCCGAGATGGGCCGCTTTTTTGATACCCAGCAGGAACTTATGGCAACCCTTTCGGTTGAGACCCTGCCCCTGCTGGAGTCCGTCCGCGCCCTTTCCACCGGCGGTAAGCGCCTTCGGGCGCTGCTAGCCTACTGGGGCTACCGCGGGGCAGGTGGAACGGGGATCACCGAGTCTATCGTTCGAGCCGGTGTGGCGATTGAGCTCTTCCAGACCGCAGCCCTGATTCACGATGACATCATCGACGCTTCCGATACCCGACGGGGTGCCCCCAGCGTGCACCGCCGATTCGAGGCCATGCACCGGGAGCTGGGCTATAAGACCAGCCCCTCATCCTTCGGTGTATCAAGTGCTATCTTGGCCGGCGACCTGTGCCTGTCGTGGTCAGAAATGGTGTTCTCGTCTATCCCTGAGCTCACCGCCGCCAGTGAGGCCCGCTTTATCTTTGACCTGATGCGCACTGAGGTTATGGCTGGCCAGTACCTCGATATTGTGAGCGAAGTTGTGCCCGAAGAGGAGCCAGAAGTTGCCCTTGAACGGGCCAAGAACGTGATTCGCTATAAGGCTGCTAAATACTCCTGCGAACACCCCATTGCCCTGGGCGGGGCCCTGGGACTTGGTCTGAAGCACGGGGAGGCCTCCGAACTGGTCACAGGCTACCGGGCCTTTGCTCTCCCCCTGGGCGAGGGTTTCCAGCTGCGGGATGATGTGCTGGGGGTCTTCGGCGAGCCCGAAACCACAGGCAAGCCTGCCGGCGATGACCTGCGTGAGGGCAAGCGCACCGTCCTCACGGCCTTTACCGCTATGAAGAGTAATGCCGATCAGCAGGCCTTCCTCGAAGACTCCCTGGGCTCCCCCAATCTGGGGGCAGAAACTATCCAAGAGCTCCAGCGTCTCATGCGGGACTCCGGCGCCCTCCTGGCTGTCGAAGAGATGATTCAAGCGAAGGGGGACGAGGCCCTAGCCACCCTTGAAGCCCTCGATCTCGAAGCGTCCGTACGGCAGGCCCTGCGGGCCATTGCGGCTAAGGCCCTGCACCGCTCTTTCTAGCGCACCACTGTAGAGCTGATAAAATACAGTAGGCTCACACCGGGGTGTGAGCCTACTGTTCTCTATCTAAATCTTTAAAAGCCTTACCAGGCCAGGGCCGAGGCGCGGCGGCGGATTTCGGTCTTGCGACCGTCAATCAGGGCGTCGATAGGGCGGCCCGGTAGGGTCTCGTCAACGGTGTAGAGCCAGACGATAGCTTCTTCTGCAGTGAACCCCGCATCAGCCAGCACGCTCAGGGTGCCTTTGAGGGGTTCG contains these protein-coding regions:
- a CDS encoding polyprenyl synthetase family protein, whose translation is MTPQPAPATGPDESAAYLEALEAEMGRFFDTQQELMATLSVETLPLLESVRALSTGGKRLRALLAYWGYRGAGGTGITESIVRAGVAIELFQTAALIHDDIIDASDTRRGAPSVHRRFEAMHRELGYKTSPSSFGVSSAILAGDLCLSWSEMVFSSIPELTAASEARFIFDLMRTEVMAGQYLDIVSEVVPEEEPEVALERAKNVIRYKAAKYSCEHPIALGGALGLGLKHGEASELVTGYRAFALPLGEGFQLRDDVLGVFGEPETTGKPAGDDLREGKRTVLTAFTAMKSNADQQAFLEDSLGSPNLGAETIQELQRLMRDSGALLAVEEMIQAKGDEALATLEALDLEASVRQALRAIAAKALHRSF
- the dinB gene encoding DNA polymerase IV — translated: MGQQTTQGVRTDAPARIIMHLDMDAFFVNVELLSRPALRGRPLIVARNSPRSVVLSASYEARRYGVRSAMPLARARQLCPAALLLEPSAHYRSYSAQVMTILGAITDRLEQVSVDEAFLDLTGAVRTQGNPVDIAQQARERIKTELGLPSSVGISSSKFVAKMASAGSKPNGLWVVPPHRVQEFLDPLPVGKLWGVGAKSTAYLEGLGIHTVAQLREYDLPWLQSRCGQAAGLHLYELARGIDRRKVTPERSEKSIGAEHTFTTDQTDAEAIAAELYTLCLTVARRLRAAGRQTRALSLKIRYSDFETLTRSCPLPLATVSGRVMFDAVIAHLKQLEVLQADGSSHRPIRLLGVRAEKLEGRDAGVQMQLFTPSSPGTANQAALSTQDSLAEEWEEAENAMDTINTRFGGKSLLPASLLTPGGRKER
- a CDS encoding DUF3040 domain-containing protein; the encoded protein is MALSEREQELLAQLEKQLNNDPAFASTMTGPQPLVAPAVTSSPRNLVIGALVAVVGLGVIIAGVSTKIILLGVLGFVLAAAGVYFATTAPKGAKAAGGGASARPAPSKAKGSSRFMQNLENKWDERQGGSRF
- the mraZ gene encoding division/cell wall cluster transcriptional repressor MraZ is translated as MFLGTHTPRLDAKGRLILPAKFREQLEAGLVLTRGQERCLYVFTMTEFERIHEQLRTAPLSSKQARDYIRVFLSGASDEVPDKQGRITIPQNLRDYAGLEKDLTVIGAGSRAEIWSTDAWEAYLKEQEEAFSGTDDEILPGLML
- the rsmH gene encoding 16S rRNA (cytosine(1402)-N(4))-methyltransferase RsmH, which produces MTQVENLSPGKDAKDRHVPVMLDRCLDLLAPAISRPGAVVIDGTLGMGGHSEAMLERFEDLTLIGIDRDLMAHKLAGERLARFGDRFIPVHAVYDEIPRAMAEAGITEVDGVLFDLGVSSMQLDERERGFAYSYDAPLDMRMDNTEELTAALVVNTYEEAELRRIIRQWGEEKFAARIASRIVAARAERPFETTGQLVKVIQQAVPVAAQRKGGHPAKRTFQALRIEVNHELDALERAIPAAIDALNLGGRCVAMSYHSLEDKIVKRAFTARATSSAPKGFPVELEEHKPELKIITRGAEPPTEQEIEENSRAASAKLRAAEKIKTSKATR
- a CDS encoding UDP-N-acetylmuramoyl-L-alanyl-D-glutamate--2,6-diaminopimelate ligase → MTENRALDGSAQTLRPRQVTERTCAEVADWLAEVGLAAQLVQASARPITGITMDSREVQPGDLYVALGGAKAHGASFLPAAIELGASALLTDEAGLEIVRELGLSEDLGVVTTDQVRAAVGPLSARIYASQPSSGGAPRLFAVTGTNGKTTTTYMTNSIMQALGHTTGLIGTIEILAGGQAIPSKLTTPESPHVHSLIALMREQGITSAAMEVSSHALDYRRVDGIRYDIAGFTNLTQDHLDLHGTMESYFDSKAELFTPAPTRRAVITADDRWGLAMAERAVQTLGARAVVRLFTNFGAGYEQGADALTSLAAQDWALVQVERSGIGHSFTLRRGDGFELPSATLLPADFNVSNAALAAVMVFESARDELERDRITEVLARTETLTPVVPGRMQLISTEPTALVDFAHNPDALKRALEAIEPADADGKVIIVFGATGERDQTKRPLMGEIAATYADIVVVTDDDPHGEDPAPIREAVEAGALAALESGARAHRVLNIEPRAAAIDKAIALAVPKDSILVAGRGHEVAQDVAGTDIDLDDRVETARALQAAGFSVLPAYQTHQK
- a CDS encoding penicillin-binding protein 2, giving the protein MSGTEQNEPVQGIKRTVGRRGFIAGTLGVGGLGVVGLRLAWLQGLDPNGLADAAKAQRTRKQTIPALRGEILDINGNVLARSVQRYNITVDQSAVANFKRYTEESRDPVEVTPTELVYELADILEMSDADVKAALDGDLKYKIVKENVTPAIYNKVDALGAPYIYGEILSDRKYPNGQVGGSVVGRFSIIEEAVDGTSGETRQMNNSVGIERTMGEYLAGIDGERIYEISADGIRIPIGDEQNTPAQDGKSVRLTINQDVQYFAQQVVKARAEELKAEWGTAIVMDVRDGSILALADSSTMDPGAERFELADMNPRAITQVFEPGSTEKILTTAAVFEEGIAEPETVYDVPAELEIDQQTITDPFVHPAQKRTVAGIIADSMNTGTVMMGSKLTKEQRYNWLKKFGMGEFTGIELTGESQGLVSDWRDWDIRQQYTVLFGQGVAQSALQTSMIFQAMANKGVMLKPRIIDAVIDTDGTEEVREVAEGTRMVSEETARKTLQVMEAVVYQGGAKGAQINGYRVAGKTGTAENVGEGSSTYDGWTTSFVGVAPTENPRFLVSVTMHRPQTTASAVGLANTTAQFAEIMEKTLHIYNVPRSTTEPQETPKFAKGHDENG